The sequence below is a genomic window from Paenibacillus sp. DCT19.
CTGGGTGGATTTTCGTTCCGCGTTGGCGAACGAGAATGCTACCACCAGTTACTCTTTGGCCGTCAGCACGCTTAACGCCAAGGCGTTGTGCATTACTGTCACGTCCGTTCTTCGTGGAACCTACACCTTTTTTCGATGCGAACAACTGAAGATTTAATTTCAACATGATTGGTTTTCCTCCTTCTTAAATTATTTGGATTGCTCTATCTTAATATACTTTCCGTATGACT
It includes:
- the rpmA gene encoding 50S ribosomal protein L27, which translates into the protein MLKLNLQLFASKKGVGSTKNGRDSNAQRLGVKRADGQRVTGGSILVRQRGTKIHPGTNVGIGKDDTLFAKVDGVVKFERWGRDRKKVSIYPVDVAPVAATVEA